Proteins found in one Sporosarcina sp. FSL K6-3457 genomic segment:
- a CDS encoding aldehyde dehydrogenase family protein: protein MRLNNYIGGSWQGEEGADYTAVTNPANGEELAQVRLSTKEDVDQAVKAAKEAQKKWALVPAPKRADYLYEIGRLMREKKEHLAQVLTKEMGKVIEEARGEVQEGIDMALYMAGEGRRLFGETVPSELQDKFAMSVRAPIGVVGLITPWNFPVAIATWKSFPAMVAGNTFVWKPATETPMMAYEMALIFERAGLPAGVANIVFGAGSTVGTALIEHPDVRVISFTGSTETGRHVAETGGRHLKKVSLEMGGKNAVIVMDDADIDLAVEGILWSAFGTAGQRCTACSRVIVHKDVKRELEEKLVEAMKGLTIGDGLDESVKIGPVINHKALGKIHGYVGIGKEEGAKLLAGGNVLTEGNLAAGHYYEPTLFTDVKWDSRLAQEEIFGPVVSLIEISSLDEAIEVNNSVKYGLSSSIFSRDVNQVFRAQRDLDTGIVYVNAGTTGAEIHLPFGGTKGTGNGHRDSGVAALDVFTEWKSIYVDFSGKLQRAQIDTE from the coding sequence ATGCGATTGAACAACTATATCGGAGGTTCATGGCAAGGGGAGGAGGGAGCAGATTATACGGCTGTTACCAACCCGGCAAATGGAGAAGAATTGGCACAAGTAAGGCTGTCGACGAAGGAAGATGTGGACCAGGCAGTGAAGGCCGCGAAAGAAGCACAAAAAAAATGGGCACTTGTTCCGGCACCGAAACGTGCAGATTATTTATATGAAATTGGACGTTTAATGAGGGAGAAAAAAGAGCATTTGGCACAAGTGTTGACGAAGGAAATGGGTAAGGTCATTGAAGAAGCGCGTGGTGAAGTTCAAGAAGGAATTGATATGGCGCTGTATATGGCTGGCGAAGGACGTCGGTTGTTCGGAGAAACTGTACCATCTGAGCTGCAAGATAAGTTTGCGATGAGTGTGCGTGCGCCGATTGGGGTTGTCGGACTGATTACACCGTGGAATTTTCCTGTGGCGATTGCGACGTGGAAGTCGTTTCCGGCAATGGTTGCAGGCAATACATTTGTCTGGAAGCCGGCGACAGAAACACCGATGATGGCGTATGAAATGGCATTGATATTTGAGCGAGCAGGACTGCCTGCTGGTGTTGCTAATATTGTTTTTGGTGCGGGTTCAACAGTGGGAACTGCGTTGATTGAACATCCTGATGTGCGCGTGATTTCATTCACAGGGTCGACGGAAACGGGGCGTCATGTGGCTGAAACAGGTGGACGTCATTTGAAGAAGGTATCACTTGAAATGGGCGGGAAAAATGCGGTAATTGTGATGGATGATGCTGATATTGATCTTGCGGTGGAAGGGATTTTGTGGAGTGCGTTTGGGACTGCGGGTCAGCGCTGTACGGCATGTAGCCGCGTCATTGTGCATAAAGATGTGAAGAGGGAACTGGAGGAAAAGCTTGTTGAGGCGATGAAGGGCTTAACGATTGGTGATGGACTAGATGAGTCGGTTAAGATTGGGCCTGTTATTAATCACAAGGCGCTTGGGAAAATTCATGGTTATGTAGGTATTGGTAAAGAAGAAGGTGCCAAGCTGCTTGCAGGGGGGAACGTATTGACAGAAGGGAACCTTGCAGCTGGGCATTATTATGAGCCGACGTTATTTACGGATGTGAAGTGGGATAGCCGTCTTGCGCAGGAAGAGATTTTTGGTCCAGTGGTGTCCTTGATTGAAATTAGTAGTTTAGATGAAGCGATAGAAGTGAATAACAGTGTGAAATATGGGCTGTCTAGCTCGATTTTCTCGCGGGATGTCAATCAAGTGTTCCGAGCACAGCGTGATTTAGATACGGGAATTGTTTATGTCAATGCGGGGACGACGGGAGCTGAAATCCATTTGCCATTCGGTGGGACGAAGGGGACGGGGAATGGTCATCGTGATTCAGGTGTAGCGGCGCTCGATGTGTTTACGGAGTGGAAAAGTATTTATGTGGACTTTAGTGGGAAGTTGCAACGGGCGCAGATTGACACGGAATAA